GCGCAGACGTCCTCGTCGAGGATCGCGTCGAGCGCCGGCGCGTCGTTGAAGTCCGCGAAACGCACCCCGGGCACGAGCGGCTGGAACGGCTCGCGATAGGCCGGCGTGTGCGTGGCCGAGAGCGCGAAGCCGGTGCGCCCGTGAAAGCCGCCCTTGAAGGCGACGATGTCGCGGCCCCGCAATCCGCGCGCTTTCGCGCGCGCGCGCGCGAACTTGAGCGCGGCCTCGACGCCTTCGGCGCCCGAGTTGCAGAAGAACGCGCGATCGTAGCCGGTCGCCGCCGTCAGCTCGCGCGCGAGCGAGACGGCCGGGCCGTTGGCGAACAGGTTCGAGACCTGGCCGAGCGTCGCGAGCTGCGCCGCGACGACGGACGCGAGCCCTTCGGGCGCGTGCCCGAACGCGTTGACGGCGATGCCGCTGACGAAGTCGAGATAGGTGCGGCCGGCGGTGTCGGTGACGCGCGCGCCGCGGCCCGAGGCCAGCTCGAGACGCGGCAGCGGGTAGACGGGTGCGTGCGACGCGACCTCGTCCACGGCGAAGCCGGGCGCGATGGGCATAGCGTTCAGCAGGGCGGCGTCAGGCATGGGAGGCCTCCGGGGTGGCGACCAGCGTGGTGCCCGCGCCGGTTCCGCCGAGCAGGGCGGCGAGCGTCTCGGGTCCGTTCCAGCAGGCGATGTGGGCACGGCCGACGCCGGCCGCGAGCGCGGCGGCGGCGGCCCGCAGCTTGGGCCGCATGCCGCCTCCGACCTCGGGCCGCGCGAGCGCGCGCGCGATGGCGGCGGCGGGCAGCTCGCGCACGACGGCGCCATCGAGCTCGAGGCCCGGGGCGTCGGAGAGCAGCAGCAGATCGCAGGCGCCGAGCGCGGCGGCGAGCGCGGCGGCCGCGTCGTCGGCGTTCACGTTGAGCAGCGCGCCGCGGTACGCGCCCAGGCTGGCGAGCACCGGGGTGCGGCCGGCCGCGAGCAGCGATTCGAGCAGCGAGGGATCGGCGCCCGCGACCTCGCCGACGGCGCCGAGCGACGAGGCGCGCGCGTGCGGCCGCACGGCGAGCGTGCCGCCGTCGAGCGCCGCGAGCCCGACCGCGTCCACGCCGCGCTCGCGCAGCGCCGCGACGAGCCGCTTGTTGGCGAGCCCGGCGAGCACGGCCGCTGCGACCTCGAGGGTGGCCGCGTCGGTGACGCGCAGGCCGTCGGCGAAACGCGTCTCGAGCCCGAGCTTGAGGCACCACTGCGTCACCTCGGCGCCGCCGCCGTGCACGAGCACGGCCGGCCGGCCGAGCGCGGCGAGCGCGCCGGCGAACTCGGCCGCGGCGCCCGGGGTCTCGAGCGCGCGGCCGCCGAGCTTGAGGACCAGCGGCGGCGTGACGCCGCGGCCCGTCGCGGGAGCGCCCGTCACCAGGGGCTTCCGTGAACGGGCAGGCCCCAGCCCTCGGGCCAGCCGAGCAGCAGGTTCAGGTTCTGAATCGCCTGGCCGGCCGCGCCCTTGACCAGGTTGTCGATCGCGGTGGTCGCGAGCAGCGTGCGCCCGCCATGGACGGTCGTGACCGCGAGGTCGCAGCGGTTCGAGTTCTTGACCGCGCGCGTCTCGGGCCACGAGCCGGGCGGCAGCACGCGCACGAAGGTCTCGTCCCGGTAGCGGTGCGCGTAGGCGGCGTGCGCGTCCTCGGGCGCGAGCGGTCGCGCGAGCGGGGCCATGGCGGTGAGCAGGATGCCGCGCGCCATGGGCGCGAGCTGGGGCACGAACGAGACGGCGGTCGGGCGCGACGAGAGACGCGCGAAGTTGCGCGTCATCTCGGGCACGTGCGCGTGCACCTCGCCGGCGCGGTAGATGGCGGCGCCGCCGTCGAGCTCGACGAACGAGGTGCCGAGCGCCGCCTTGCGGCCGGCGCCGCTCACGCCCGAGAGGGCGGTGATGCAGGCGGTGCCGGCGAGCCAGCCGAGTTCGAGCGCGGGCAGCAGCGCGAGCGTGGCGGCGGTCGGGTAGCAGCCGGGATTGGCGATGCGGCTGGCGCCGGCGAGCGAGTCGCGGAACGCCTCGGGCAGGCCGTACACGTAGCCCTCGACGCCGTCGCGGTGGTCCTGCGACAGGTCCACGACGCGCGGCACGCGCGCGAGCCAGTCGGCGTGCTCGGCGGCGAAGGCGCGGAACGCGCCGTGCGGCAGGCAGGCGACGAGGGTGTCGAAGGCGCCTTCCTCGAACAGCGCGGGCAGCGCCTGGGGCTGCACCGGATCGGGCAGCTTCGCGAGCCGCGAGTCGAGGCCGGGCATGAGCTCGGCGGCGGGCCGGCCGGCGTGCTCGCGCGAGACGAGCGCGCCGACGGCGATGCCGTCGTGGGCGATCGAGAGCCGCACGAACTCCTGCCCCGAGTAGCCGCTGGCCCCGAGCACGGCGACGCGCGCGTTGCGGCGGGCGACGCCGTTCGCGGGAGCGGTCGAGAGCGCGGGCAGGACGGGAGCGGTCACTGGGTACCTCCGGTTCGGCCGGCGAGGGCGTCGAGATGACGCTTGAACCGGCGGGCGGTGGACTTGTCGGCCAGGATGCAGAGCACGGTGTCGTCGCCGGCGACGGAGCCGACGAGGCCCTCGAACTCGAGCAGGTCCACGGCGCGCGCGACGGCGCTGGCGTGGCCGGGCGGGGTGACGACGACGGCGAGGTTCTGCGCGAGGCGCGTCTCGTTGACGAACACCTTGAGGTCGAGCATCTGCCGGCGGTGGTCGAGCGCTTCGACGGCGGGCGTGGGCAGCTCGTACCAGGCCTGTCCGCTGGCGGCGCGCTTGGCGACGCCGAGGCTGCGCAGGTCGCGCGACAGCGTGGCCTGCGTGACCTCGACACCGGCGCGCGACAGGGCGCCGGCCAGCTCCTCCTGACTGGAGAAGCGGCGCGCCTCGAGGAGCTTGCCGATGAGCGTCAGGCGCTGCGAGCGGTTCGGCGTGGCCACGGGGCCTCCGTTGGGCGTCTGCATAACTATTCCGAGTGATGCATAAAATCACTTGTCGGCGGGGAGGCGCAAGAACTTTCTCGACTTTTCTCCGAGCGGGCCTCGCGAGGCCGGGCCCGCGGCCTGGCTCGCGACGGTCGCCCCGCGTGGCCGGAGCCGCGCCTGGCTCGCGACGGTCGCCCTGCGGGTCGCGGGCCCGCGCTTGGCTCGCGACGGTCGCCCTGCGGGCCGGGGAGCGCGTGAATCGGGGGACGCTGCGCTTCGGCCATCCCTGGCCTCCGCTTCGCTAGGCTGGCGACGCGCTCCGCCGGCCCTGGCTCCCGCGCGTCGCCAGACTCCCCCGATTCACGCGCTCCCCGGCCCGCAGGGCTTGGAGAGGGCGCGTGATGGGACCAGCGGATTTGCGCCCTTCGGAGCGCAGGCGGTGGGCGGGTGGACAGGTCGCGTATGGGCGGAGTCGCGAGGGGCGCGGGAGCCAGGGATGGCGAAGCGCCCCGAGCGCCTAGCGAGCCGAGGACAGGATGTCCGAGGTGAGCGTCCGCCCATACGCGACCTGTCCACCCGCCCGCCGCCGGGGCCCCGGTGGTACGAGTCAGCTGCGACTGGCGACGCCCGCCCACCACCGCGACCGCCGGAAAGCCGGCGGGCCGCGCTCGGGGGGAGCGCGGCCCGCGGGGGGAAGCGGCGTGCGGCCGGAGCTAGCGGGTCATCACCAGGCGCCGGGTCAGGCTGCGGCCGGCGAACTCGAGGCGGACGAAGTAGGAGCCCGCGCGGACCGGGCTGCCGCCGGTGTCGCGGCCGTCCCAGAAGACCGACTGCGCGCCCGAGGAGCGATCGCCGTCCACCAGCGTGCGCACGCGGGCGCCGGCGAGGTCGTAGACGCTCAGCTTCACGCGGCCCGGATTCGGCAGCGAGAACGCGATGCGGGCGCTGCCGCGCGCCGGGTTCGGCCACGCGGGTGCGAGCGCCAGGCCGCTCAGGTGCTCGAGCACGCCCGTGTTGCCCGCGTTGACCGTGACGTTGTAGCAGCACTCGCCCACCACCACGCCGCCCGGCGTCGTGAGCGTCAGGCAGATCGTGTTGACGCCGGCCGCGGCCGTGTCCGGCACCGTCACGTTCGCGGTGTAGAACGCCGAACCCTCCGCCGGGATCGCGATCGTCGGCGTGCCGCTGACCGGCCAGGCGCGCGTGCTCGAGAGCGAAACGCCGTAAGTCCCCGCGAACAGCGGGCTGTCGTTGGCCAGCGTCCAGCCGGCGGTGGTCGCCGCGTCGGCGTCCACCGTCGTGTCGTTCGGGCACGAGCTGATCGAGCTGGTCGTGAGCACCGCGGTCGTGAACACGTCCACGCTCGGGTTCGAGGCGCGCGCGTCCGCCCAGGTGGGATGAATGCGCGTCGCGCTCGCGGTGATGTGGCTGTAGTCGCCCTCGTTCGGGGCGATGTTGACCGGCGCCGTGGTGAAGTTGAGCTGGACGCTCGTCACCCGCTGGTTCGCGGCCCAGGTCGCGCCGCCGTCGGCCGAGCGCGTCAGGTAGATGTGGGCGCGCGAGCCGTAGGTGTCGTCGCGGTGGTCGAACCACATGCCGTAGGGCATGCCGTCGCCGCCGACGCCCACCTCGGGAAGCCAGTTGTCGAAGCCGACCGCGTCGTCGTTCATCCTCGTCGGGGTGGACCAGGTCGAGCCGTCGTCCGACCAGGCCGTGAACGCGTCGCGCTGATCGCGGCCTCGTTCGGAGGCGGTGGCGCCGAACGCGGTGCGGATGCGGTAGAACATCTGCCGGCGCGAGATGCCGGCGATGCGCACGAAATAGGTTCCGCTGGTCGGGGCCGTGTAGGCGAACACCGAGCTGGTCTGGGCCGCGGTGCTGTCGGTCTTGCCCGTGTAGCACAGGCGCTGCGAACCGTCGGGGTTGGGGGCGAAGAGCCGGAGCGTGAACGCGCGACTCGTCGTGAAGGAGTCGGCCCACGCGAGGAACCGCTCCCCGGCGTTGAGCGACACCGAGAAGTAGTCCTGGTCCGTCACGCTCGAGGTGGTCTGCAGGTTGCCGCGCAGGATGTTGCCCACCGTGAAGGCGTTGGCCGTCGCCGTCGTGTTGTTCGAGGTGTTGTTGCCCGCGACATCCGACTCCGACCTGGCGCCGAGGGCGGTGAAGGAGTCGTCGAGCCAGTCCCAGGACTCGTTCCAGGTCACGTACACGCGCCCGCGATGGGCACCGCTGGTGCGGTCCACGGCGATCGAGGGGAACGACAGTCCGCGTTCACGGTTGAAGGCCGGGGCGCCGGTCGTGTAGTTCGAGATGAAGGCGGCGGCGTCCGACTGGGTGCCGAACGAGACGCCGCCGTCCGTCGAGCGGCGGAAGCGCATGTAGTCGTTGTCGTTGATCTGGCCGATCGCCGACCACACCACGTCCACCTCGCCGTTCGGACCGACCGCCGGGCGCGAGCCCTGCACCCAGCCCTCGTCGAACGCCGAGGACAGCGTCAGCGCGGCCGAGAACGTGCGTCCGCCGTCGGTCGAGCGGTAGAAATCGATCTGGTCGCCCGTCACGGTGAACGTCGTGTTGGTCACGTAGACGTTGCCGGTGAGCGAGTCCACGGCGATCCACTGCTTGTCGA
This genomic stretch from Candidatus Eisenbacteria bacterium harbors:
- the argB gene encoding acetylglutamate kinase, whose protein sequence is MTGAPATGRGVTPPLVLKLGGRALETPGAAAEFAGALAALGRPAVLVHGGGAEVTQWCLKLGLETRFADGLRVTDAATLEVAAAVLAGLANKRLVAALRERGVDAVGLAALDGGTLAVRPHARASSLGAVGEVAGADPSLLESLLAAGRTPVLASLGAYRGALLNVNADDAAAALAAALGACDLLLLSDAPGLELDGAVVRELPAAAIARALARPEVGGGMRPKLRAAAAALAAGVGRAHIACWNGPETLAALLGGTGAGTTLVATPEASHA
- the argC gene encoding N-acetyl-gamma-glutamyl-phosphate reductase, producing MTAPVLPALSTAPANGVARRNARVAVLGASGYSGQEFVRLSIAHDGIAVGALVSREHAGRPAAELMPGLDSRLAKLPDPVQPQALPALFEEGAFDTLVACLPHGAFRAFAAEHADWLARVPRVVDLSQDHRDGVEGYVYGLPEAFRDSLAGASRIANPGCYPTAATLALLPALELGWLAGTACITALSGVSGAGRKAALGTSFVELDGGAAIYRAGEVHAHVPEMTRNFARLSSRPTAVSFVPQLAPMARGILLTAMAPLARPLAPEDAHAAYAHRYRDETFVRVLPPGSWPETRAVKNSNRCDLAVTTVHGGRTLLATTAIDNLVKGAAGQAIQNLNLLLGWPEGWGLPVHGSPW
- a CDS encoding T9SS type A sorting domain-containing protein, producing the protein MLRSLALAAGRAAAAALLALVVALPAPARAQAPVVPGAAPPLEVQRREFKNLHRLMILKKARAKIVAGRERAKLEKLAARGNKAAKRKLAGIRAQRPTLDEAELPAGVGTPARPALPTGAQATTSIPLNVRTNNPAGDAANAGQCEESIAALGDNVLVAWNDGQGFTSGGDTQGYGWSSDGGVTFTDGGDIPHPPAYPAWEWTSDPVVAVNEKTGEFWYCGLANPNASNNAIGVARGRFTGGVFAFDSVFVVRSASNASFFLDKQWIAVDSLTGNVYVTNTTFTVTGDQIDFYRSTDGGRTFSAALTLSSAFDEGWVQGSRPAVGPNGEVDVVWSAIGQINDNDYMRFRRSTDGGVSFGTQSDAAAFISNYTTGAPAFNRERGLSFPSIAVDRTSGAHRGRVYVTWNESWDWLDDSFTALGARSESDVAGNNTSNNTTATANAFTVGNILRGNLQTTSSVTDQDYFSVSLNAGERFLAWADSFTTSRAFTLRLFAPNPDGSQRLCYTGKTDSTAAQTSSVFAYTAPTSGTYFVRIAGISRRQMFYRIRTAFGATASERGRDQRDAFTAWSDDGSTWSTPTRMNDDAVGFDNWLPEVGVGGDGMPYGMWFDHRDDTYGSRAHIYLTRSADGGATWAANQRVTSVQLNFTTAPVNIAPNEGDYSHITASATRIHPTWADARASNPSVDVFTTAVLTTSSISSCPNDTTVDADAATTAGWTLANDSPLFAGTYGVSLSSTRAWPVSGTPTIAIPAEGSAFYTANVTVPDTAAAGVNTICLTLTTPGGVVVGECCYNVTVNAGNTGVLEHLSGLALAPAWPNPARGSARIAFSLPNPGRVKLSVYDLAGARVRTLVDGDRSSGAQSVFWDGRDTGGSPVRAGSYFVRLEFAGRSLTRRLVMTR